In one Bacillus sp. Marseille-P3661 genomic region, the following are encoded:
- a CDS encoding IS110 family transposase has translation MDVVIERACGMDVHKDNITACIMTPEGKEIQTFSTKTVFLIQLVDWIKEHNCTHVAMESTSVYWKPIVNLLEAEDIEFLVVNAQHMKAVPGRKTDVKDAEWIAKLLRHGLLKASYIPDRNQRELRELVRYRRSIIEERARQHNRIQKVLEGANIKLGSVVSDVMGVSGRDMLNAITEGEEDPEKLANFARRTMKKKKDELMLALKGYINSHQRLMLKTILKHIDLLTQQIEMPDHEVACRVSSHQEDVERLDSIPGIATRMAEQILSEIGTDVKNQFPSAAHMCSWAGLVPGHNESAGKRKSSKTKKGNKYLRSALTEAAHSVRGSKNYLGALYRRTASRKGKKRAGIVVAHAMLRIAYYLLTRKEIYVDLGEDYFDKQRQQSIVRHSLRRLESLGYSVTLQEPEAL, from the coding sequence ATGGATGTAGTCATTGAAAGAGCATGCGGTATGGATGTTCATAAGGACAATATTACTGCATGTATTATGACACCAGAAGGAAAGGAGATTCAAACTTTTTCAACTAAAACTGTATTTCTAATACAGTTGGTTGACTGGATTAAAGAGCATAACTGTACCCATGTTGCCATGGAAAGCACAAGTGTTTACTGGAAGCCTATTGTTAATTTACTAGAAGCAGAAGATATTGAGTTTCTAGTTGTGAATGCCCAACATATGAAGGCAGTCCCAGGACGTAAAACTGATGTCAAAGATGCAGAATGGATTGCCAAACTTCTTCGTCATGGACTCTTAAAAGCTAGTTATATTCCTGATCGTAATCAACGAGAATTACGTGAACTAGTTCGATATCGCAGGAGTATTATTGAAGAACGAGCTAGGCAACATAATCGCATTCAAAAGGTATTAGAGGGTGCAAATATTAAGCTAGGCTCTGTGGTTTCAGACGTTATGGGCGTTTCAGGTCGGGATATGCTTAACGCTATTACCGAAGGAGAAGAGGACCCTGAAAAACTAGCAAACTTTGCTCGACGTACAATGAAAAAGAAAAAAGATGAACTAATGCTTGCCCTTAAAGGTTATATCAATTCGCATCAACGCCTAATGTTGAAAACAATTTTGAAGCATATTGATCTTTTAACTCAGCAAATCGAGATGCCGGATCACGAAGTAGCATGTAGAGTAAGCTCCCATCAAGAAGACGTTGAACGCTTAGACTCTATACCAGGCATAGCTACCAGAATGGCTGAGCAAATTTTATCTGAAATCGGAACAGATGTTAAAAATCAATTTCCAAGTGCAGCTCATATGTGTTCTTGGGCAGGATTGGTTCCTGGACATAACGAAAGTGCGGGAAAAAGAAAATCATCTAAAACTAAAAAAGGAAACAAATATTTGAGGTCAGCATTAACAGAAGCAGCTCATTCTGTCAGAGGATCTAAAAACTATCTCGGAGCACTGTATCGGCGTACAGCGTCACGAAAGGGAAAGAAACGTGCAGGAATAGTAGTGGCTCATGCCATGTTGAGAATTGCTTATTATCTCTTAACCCGTAAAGAAATATATGTAGACTTAGGCGAAGACTACTTTGATAAACAGAGACAACAGTCAATTGTACGGCATTCCCTACGCAGACTTGAAAGTTTGGGATACTCAGTAACATTACAAGAACCTGAAGCATTATAA
- a CDS encoding methyl-accepting chemotaxis protein: MAKDSKKNISIITDQLSNNAIQRSLRTKLIIAIVISLLISSPISAYINSYVKQFVDGNFGVYINTIITLLVSTLIILLFVKFMIINPLQKLIFATELAAAGDLTVSIEINTKDEMNQLARSFNKMIHNLSSLVQKANETAFQVATQSNEFKASAEQNSKAIEQISVSIGEVVEGSEIQVNHATELKNSATDISQDMEQSASSIQMMDIVSKNTNEKADSGSKVVMQTIEQMNKIQQSVKELETVIDDLGSRSHKINEIVGIITQIAEQTNLLALNAAIEAARAGDHGKGFAVVADEVRKLAEQSGQAAGTISELTKEIQTGTATAVHSMKNGTTIVEKGIEMVNQTGKVFDEIVANILDMTMTTKEVSATVHNVNSKSQNMRNMIEDIVSIAEQTSGSTQHVAAAIEQQTASMEEIAATSVILSKLSTDLQNNINEFKIV, encoded by the coding sequence ATGGCGAAAGACTCAAAGAAAAATATTTCTATTATTACAGATCAGCTTTCGAATAATGCGATTCAAAGAAGTTTACGAACAAAACTAATCATTGCAATTGTGATTAGTTTGCTTATCAGCTCACCTATTTCAGCGTATATAAATTCTTATGTTAAACAATTTGTTGATGGTAACTTTGGAGTATACATAAATACAATCATAACATTGCTTGTATCAACATTGATCATATTATTGTTTGTTAAATTTATGATCATAAATCCTTTACAAAAATTAATTTTTGCAACTGAATTAGCTGCTGCTGGTGACTTAACAGTTTCTATAGAGATTAATACAAAGGATGAAATGAATCAATTAGCCCGTTCATTTAATAAGATGATACATAATTTGAGTAGCTTAGTTCAAAAGGCAAATGAAACAGCTTTTCAGGTAGCAACTCAATCGAACGAATTTAAGGCAAGTGCTGAACAGAATAGTAAGGCAATCGAGCAAATTTCAGTTTCGATTGGCGAAGTTGTTGAAGGTTCTGAAATTCAGGTGAATCATGCAACAGAGTTAAAAAATTCAGCTACAGATATCTCTCAGGATATGGAGCAATCAGCCTCATCGATTCAAATGATGGACATAGTATCTAAAAATACAAATGAAAAAGCTGATAGTGGAAGTAAAGTTGTTATGCAAACGATAGAACAAATGAACAAAATCCAGCAATCTGTTAAAGAATTAGAGACTGTCATTGATGATCTAGGCAGTAGATCTCATAAAATCAATGAAATTGTTGGTATTATTACACAAATTGCTGAACAAACCAACTTACTTGCATTAAATGCTGCTATAGAAGCTGCAAGGGCTGGTGATCATGGTAAAGGCTTTGCTGTAGTTGCTGATGAAGTTCGGAAACTAGCAGAACAGTCTGGACAGGCTGCCGGCACTATTAGTGAACTTACTAAAGAAATACAAACTGGTACGGCAACAGCTGTGCATTCTATGAAGAACGGAACGACAATAGTTGAAAAAGGAATTGAGATGGTAAATCAGACAGGCAAAGTTTTTGACGAGATTGTGGCGAATATTCTGGATATGACAATGACAACAAAAGAGGTCTCAGCTACAGTCCACAATGTTAATAGTAAATCCCAAAATATGAGAAACATGATAGAAGATATTGTTTCTATAGCTGAACAAACTTCAGGAAGTACTCAGCATGTAGCTGCTGCGATTGAGCAACAAACAGCCTCTATGGAAGAAATTGCGGCAACTTCAGTTATTTTAAGCAAATTATCAACTGATCTACAAAATAATATAAATGAATTTAAAATAGTGTAA
- a CDS encoding ERCC4 domain-containing protein translates to MKAGDCVHIPYMYTDAEIKEALNSMTILIDTREQQNEHITKYFDTKGIRYKTRKLDTGDYMAVIPPNEKLGIIKPIQFQAAIERKNSIDELAQSIKERNRFENELIRAQKLHFTMIVEDPNGYENILKGNYRSQYKPQALLGSLKTFESRYHFSTVFLLDRTVGNYIYHHFYYLARNQLKC, encoded by the coding sequence ATGAAGGCTGGTGATTGTGTGCATATTCCGTACATGTATACAGATGCTGAAATTAAAGAGGCGCTTAATAGTATGACCATTTTAATCGATACGAGGGAGCAGCAAAATGAACACATAACCAAGTACTTTGATACGAAAGGTATACGCTATAAAACTAGGAAACTTGATACTGGCGATTACATGGCTGTCATTCCCCCTAACGAAAAACTAGGTATTATAAAACCCATTCAATTTCAAGCAGCCATTGAACGGAAAAACAGCATTGATGAATTGGCTCAATCCATAAAAGAACGAAACAGGTTTGAGAATGAACTGATACGTGCGCAGAAATTACATTTTACAATGATTGTTGAAGACCCAAACGGATATGAAAACATACTTAAAGGAAATTACCGCAGTCAATACAAACCACAAGCCTTACTAGGAAGTTTGAAAACTTTCGAGTCCAGATACCACTTCTCCACCGTTTTCCTATTAGATAGGACGGTTGGAAATTATATCTACCACCACTTTTATTATCTAGCTCGGAATCAACTTAAGTGTTAA
- a CDS encoding arylamine N-acetyltransferase family protein → MNELNVLFRKRIGIPVHQELSFEDLPSILVKTGTTIPFENLGVITKKNKAITKENLVNKILVRNEGGLCYELNTLLYFFLLDNGFDIKLARGVVYNHVDQVWGAIGRTHVTILLNYGNKQYLVDSGFAGNIPLRPVPLDGEIVRSSNGDFQVQKTATNYGDYILKLKLNHKDVDWRIGYAFDSKQIVDDLSQLNDIQTIICENPGSSFNKSYLINILTSDGSLTLTDTSFTQWKNGKVEKEKIESEQFKQLAMKHFGITNL, encoded by the coding sequence ATGAATGAGCTAAACGTATTATTTAGAAAGCGGATAGGAATTCCTGTGCATCAGGAACTTTCATTTGAAGATTTACCTAGTATTTTAGTAAAAACAGGAACGACTATTCCGTTTGAAAACCTAGGTGTTATTACTAAAAAAAATAAAGCTATAACTAAAGAAAATTTAGTGAACAAAATTTTGGTCCGTAACGAAGGCGGACTTTGTTATGAATTAAACACATTACTTTATTTCTTCTTACTTGATAATGGTTTTGATATAAAGTTGGCTCGGGGAGTAGTTTATAATCATGTTGATCAAGTTTGGGGAGCAATTGGACGAACACATGTAACTATCTTGCTTAACTATGGCAATAAACAGTATTTAGTTGATTCAGGGTTTGCAGGGAACATTCCATTAAGGCCGGTTCCATTAGATGGGGAGATTGTGAGATCCAGTAATGGAGACTTTCAAGTGCAAAAAACTGCTACTAATTACGGAGATTATATTTTAAAACTTAAACTGAATCATAAAGATGTTGATTGGCGGATTGGATATGCCTTTGATTCAAAGCAGATTGTTGATGATTTATCTCAACTTAATGATATTCAAACAATTATTTGTGAAAATCCTGGTTCCTCTTTTAATAAATCATACTTAATTAATATACTAACAAGCGATGGAAGCTTAACATTGACCGATACCTCCTTTACCCAATGGAAAAATGGGAAAGTAGAAAAAGAAAAAATAGAATCAGAGCAATTTAAACAATTAGCAATGAAACACTTTGGAATTACCAATTTGTAG
- a CDS encoding terminase small subunit — protein sequence MNVVKGLTPKQNAFVNEYVKDFNATQAAKRAGYSSRRASEIGYQLLQKTTVIDAIRALQSDIEQQLRLHFLYDAIRAREILYEIMVNPNSLDRDKIVAAKDFLDRAGFKPTDKKELASNNSIELKFVNEI from the coding sequence ATGAATGTGGTAAAGGGTTTAACCCCAAAGCAAAATGCTTTTGTAAATGAATATGTGAAGGATTTTAATGCAACACAAGCCGCCAAACGTGCTGGTTACAGTAGCCGAAGGGCATCTGAAATTGGCTACCAACTCCTACAAAAAACTACAGTTATAGATGCTATTAGGGCGCTCCAGAGCGATATAGAACAACAGTTGAGATTGCACTTCTTATATGATGCGATAAGAGCAAGAGAGATCCTTTACGAAATCATGGTGAACCCCAATAGTTTGGATCGAGATAAAATAGTAGCTGCTAAGGATTTTCTGGATCGTGCTGGATTTAAACCTACTGATAAAAAGGAGTTAGCATCAAATAATTCAATCGAGTTGAAATTTGTAAATGAAATATAA